In Phlebotomus papatasi isolate M1 chromosome 1, Ppap_2.1, whole genome shotgun sequence, the following proteins share a genomic window:
- the LOC129798326 gene encoding uncharacterized protein LOC129798326 gives MERLYNKRDRTTIGQFAVLIQFMEENVAFAKQKARGNLYEDGVRETWKDLADQLNSRGPPVRDWKTWRKVWNDFKFETRKKIRLSNMYKSNNRHGIPQRNLELTANQRRVRRLLGMDPMASDNEADPNDESANPPSPPIVKRSPSSLESASNIEFHIEDVGEDPYDATSMVDSSMLETSMLDTSRRHHPYYNSHEDHTKSMDNDRHISAALQQHLQVMLEHNEKMQMLEERRLELEERRLAIEEERLRIEQKRLRMEEARFSKGKPSA, from the exons ATGGAGCGTCTCTATAACaa GAGAGACAGAACCACGATTGGCCAATTTGCTGTCCTCATCCAGTTCATGGAAGAGAATGTGGCCTTTGCGAAGCAGAAAGCTCGAGGGAATCTCTATGAGGATGGGGTCCGGGAGACATGGAAGGATTTGGCTGATCAGCTAAATTCCCGTGGACCGCCGGTGCGTGATTGGAAGACGTGGCGAAAAGTTTGGAATGACTTCAAATTCGAGACCCGGAAGAAGATAAGGCTGTCGAATATGTACAAGAGCAACAACAGGCATGGCATTCCGCAGAGAAATCTTGAGCTGACAGCGAATCAGAGGAGAGTGAGGAGATTACTGGGAATGGATCCCATGGCGTCAGACAATGAAGCTGATCCAAATGATGAGAGCGCCAATCCACCGAGTCCGCCAATCGTGAAGAGATCTCCATCATCCCTGGAGTCTGCCAGCAACATTGAGTTCCACATCGAAGATGTTGGGGAAGATCCTTATGATGCAACCTCAATGGTTGACTCATCCATGCTGGAGACTTCAATGCTGGACACTTCCAGGCGACATCATCCTTACTACAATTCCCACGAGGACCACACCAAATCCATGGACAACGACAGGCACATCAGCGCGGCGCTCCAGCAGCACCTTCAGGTGATGCTGGAGCACAATGAGAAGATGCAGATGCTGGAGGAGCGGAGGCTAGAACTGGAAGAGAGGAGGCTGGCGATTGAAGAGGAACGCCTCCGAATTGAACAGAAGCGCCTACGAATGGAGGAGGCTAGGTTCTCCAAAGGGAAGCCTTCGgcataa
- the LOC129798327 gene encoding uncharacterized protein LOC129798327 codes for MEDSGIDSGEKNEKMVLRESEESSSNEEEIEVIFRGVPSASSKTTYVPPTSSCRMMQRKLELKVERAKRTYKKFLKTEDSPQAKSSNIIPINRLQIPGHVENQPLVEYKSDHSDDEESLSFFPNTKALKKQDFSDTFSIQELPVSNSEDEDSQTLELVPPTSEDRFLTKLSNLFCCSN; via the exons ATGGAAGACAGTGGAATAGACAGCGGGGagaaaaat GAAAAAATGGTACTTAGGGAAAGTGAGGAAAGTTCATCCAACGAAGAGGAAATTGAAGTGATCTTCAGAGGAGTTCCCAGTGCCTCCAGCAAAACAACTTATGTACCGCCCACGAGTAGTTGCAGGATGATGCAGAGGAAGTTGGAATTAAAAGTGGAGAGAGCCAAGAGAACCTACAAGAAATTCCTCAAGACTGAAGATTCTCCACAA GCCAAATCCTCAAACATCATCCCAATAAATCGCCTCCAAATTCCAGGACACGTGGAAAATCAGCCTCTTGTGGAGTACAAATCTGACCACAGTGACGATGAAGAATCCCTGTCCTTTTTCCCAAATACCAAAGCCCTCAAAAAGCAAGATTTCAGTGACACATTCAGTATACAAGAGCTTCCAGTATCAAATTCTGAAGATGAGGATTCCCAGACCCTTGAACTTGTGCCTCCAACTTCTGAGGATAGATTCCTCACAAAGTTGTCAAATCTCTTTTGTTGCAGCAATTAA